Sequence from the Zeugodacus cucurbitae isolate PBARC_wt_2022May chromosome 2, idZeuCucr1.2, whole genome shotgun sequence genome:
TAGGTGCTAAAAGCAACGAAATTCCTGGGCATATTAGAAAATTTGTGTTTACCAACCAGAAGACTGAAAATTCAGGCGATACTACTACTTTATCAGAACCTTTAGAAAAAGTGGAAATTCAAATACCTGAGGTGAGCTCATGACGAAACgtaaacttcaattaaatcaacATACAACGCTTTATATGAAATAATGATGTAACGaactttacatttattttaacagCTCTTACAAAGCGGTTACTCATTCTACACTTGGCCGTGTGCTCCAGTATTGGCTTGGTTTTTGTGGGAAAGACGTCGAAATCTTGTAGGCAAGCGTGTTCTCGAATTGGGTGCAGGCACAGCACTACCTGGTATATTGGCAGCTAAATGCGGTGCACGTGTTATACTCAGCGACAGTTGTATATTGCCAAAATCATTAGCACACATACGAAAATCTTGCTTAGCTAATAATCTTGTACCCGGACAAGATATTGAAGTTATCGGCCTCAGTTGGGGTTTACTATTGAATAGTGTTTTCAATATAGGACCACTTGACTTGATAATAGGAGCCGATTGCTTTTACGATCCAAGTGTTTTCGAAGATATACTTGTAACCATTTCATTTCTACTTGAAAGAAATACAGACGCGAAATTTATTTGCACATATCAAGAGCGAAGTGCTGATTGGTCTATCGAGGCGTTGTTAAAAAAGTGGAAGTTACGTTCAGTGCCTGTCAATATCGACAACTTGGGTAAAAGTTTTGGAGTTGATCTCTTAGAATTAATGGGCAGTCACACCATACATCTGCTTGAAATCACAAAGGAACGGTGAAACAGTTGTTGCaacgtaaatttttatttaaaaatcaatattacTAAACATTAAAAATGTCTGGCATAGCACGAAATTCATACAAGCTGTTTGTTGGTAATCTACCATGGACCATTGGACAAAAAGAATTACAATCATATTTTTCCAACTTTGGTCATGTTGCAAATGCGGCTGTTGTTTTTGATAAACAGCAAGGATTCTCAAAGGGGTACGGTTTTGTATCATTTAGCAGTCGCGATGGATTTAAtagtgcttctaataaaaatacacatttcATCGAAGGACGAGTACTAAAAGTGCAGCCAGCCaactcttaaaaattaaaaatctatattGTAAAATCTTTATCATTAACAACTGAATTTATTGGAAAAAtcctttattaaaaatatttggaaaaactttacaaaaacacatgaatataaactttttttattttcgtataataattgcatttttagtaaataacagTTTAGTACACACCTTTATCTATATTAtagtttaaacaaattatttactaaggtaatttttgtagtttttgccCACGGCATCTTTCACACTTGCATAACCTTTATCAGCCAGCAATTGTGCTAACTCTCTTTTAATGCGGCTAACAACTGGCGGTCCTTCATATATAAAGGCAGTATAGAATTGTAAATAGGAGGCACCTGCTTCCAATTTTTCGAGCGCATCCTCACCTGATGAAATGCCACCAACACCAATAATGGGAATTTTGCCGTCAGTTTGTGCATAAATTTCAGCAATTAGTTGCGTGGATTTGTTACGTATAGGTGGACCACTTAAACCACCCACCTCTTTGGCCAGCTCAATTTCTTTTAGATTATCACGGGTTATAGTAGTATTAGAAACTATTAATCCCTCAACGCGACaatttttcttctttataacagcaacaatatcGTTAATATCTTGTTTAGTTATATCtggtgaaattttcaaaaatattggtatTTTATTATTGACAGGCAAAGCGTTACGCGCCTCAATAATTGCAGTCAGCAattgttccaactcctttttgTCTTGTAAATCACGTAAGCCTGGTGTATTTGGACTACTCACATTAACAACCAAATAATCAGCGATGGGACCAAAAACTTTTACGCCATTCACATAATCTGAAATCGGAGATACggaagttttattttttcccaGATTGACACCCAGTACACCGTCGAAACCACGCACTTTTCTTAGCTCATTTAAGCGCTCAAAGACCACGCGATGACCTTCACTATTAAATCCATAACGATTTATTATAGCTTCATCGTTAATTAGACGAAAAACGCGTGGTAATGGATTGCCGGGTTGCGGTTCAGGCGTTACTGAACCAATTTCCACAAAACCAAATCCTAACTTCGATAAACCTTCCACAGCTTCACCTTGCTTATCAAAGCCAGCTGCAATACCAATTGGGTTcgatatttctttattaaaaaatttaactgcctgaaaataatactgtatattagtatttaaataaaataataagttgtgattacaaaccaaattgttGGAGTCTGGTAGCTGTGATGCTGAGAACACCTTATATTTACAAGCCAGCACGGCTAATTTATGACTTGTTTCAGCCGGCAAATATCGTGATAAGGGCATTAAGGTGTTcttgtaaaatttttcattgcCTTTGTAAATGCAAAAGCCCGCGTAGAATATGGTTGCACCCGTGGTCACTATCGCCAAAGATCTAAGTTTGTTCTATAGAAAATAGGAACAAGTTTATACTTCTGTGTGAAAGGACGATGATACGATGAATTTAGCATAATTATATTTGCTACAGTAAGCCATTTTAATTGTTTGTGAATAGAATTTACCCTTCGTCGCGGCAGAACTGGTTCTCTGGCAGTCATTGCATTTAACAAATGAGATAATCTCATTTTTtagtgtataaaattttatgtagcgggtttaaaagatttatttaaaacaatttaacaaaatcaGCTGATTACCATTGCAGTTTTAAATATTGGTCACCCTGTGTAAGTACCAGTGATGTTTCTTTTTTgattacatatatcaaaatttcattaaattacgcGTATTTTAagtcaatatttaaaataatttttaagtagaACCCACTGgtcagaagaaatatttttttactttaaattaaaaaaacaacttttataGATTAGCTGCAACAATGAATTCTAGTTTGCGTGTTTGTTACACTTAAGTATAAGTAATTTACATAAGGCAGCACCAttgttcaatttaaattttcagtatttgGCAACTATCTTTTACtttcattcataaatttgtTTTGGTTACACTTGCCATTTGTTATCAggtgatatttatgttttcaatataaaataattcttcTTTGGCACTATTAAAGAATAAAACATATCCTATTTTAGTTAACAAATATAGAAGAATTCAATTTTTATCACAAACAAAGTATAAAAACTCAACTGAAATGTCTTCGACCGATATAAAACTTGAGGTTTGTGTCGATTCAATTGCTTCGGCACTAGCCGCTGCTGAGGGTGGTGCTTCACGTATTGAACTATGTTCCGCGCTAAGTGAAGGTGGCCTAACGCCTACACCAGGGACGCTGAAGACACTTAAGGAACTTATAAACATACCAATTTATTGCATGCTACGACCAAGACGAGGCAAtgatttcatttattcgaatgaCGAAATTGAATCAGTATTGTTAGACTTGGATATACTACGTTCCCACGGTGCTGATGGCTTTGTCTTTGGTGCACTCACCGAGCAGCGTTCTATCGATGTGGAAAAATGTCAACGTGTTTTGGAGCGCGCCGCCGGCATGCCACTTACATTCCATCGCGCATTCGATCTCACTAATCCACAATTAATGCATGAAAATGTAACCATAATTAAGGAGTTAGGTTTTAAACGTTTGCTCAGTAGCGGACTTCGCGCTACCGCTATCGAGGGTAGTGATAATCTAGCACAACTCATTGCTAAGCATCGTGATATAATTATAATGCCTGGTGCTGGCATTAGTGTAAGCAATTTGGATGAATTGTTAACGATTACAAAATGTGTGGAATTTCATGCTTCTGCACAGGCAGCAGCTGGCGCGAATAACAGTAATGGTGGAGTGGCAAACATGGATTGCGATGTAACAATGGGTAAGCAGGACGTGGAACCTTACGCGACGACCGACGTTAATGTGGTGCGCAGAATGGTTAGCATTGCTATGGCAGCAAAATGAAAGCCGTACAAAAAGTCACCACGAAAGCTATTTTTTagtaaatgaaattttgtgtgtacatatgtatatattcacatataaaaAATCTATCTGTGGTGTTTTTCCTAAGACTTGACAATGCACGTAAATACTTAAACATCTTCCTATACTAAATATACCATTCCTAATTAAATACAGTACAGTTGTGAACTCTATTAACTTACTAAGAACACTCTGCTGAAATCTGTTGGgattttaataaaatccttttttatatttattttagttttatagtatttatttatatgtatattcccgTATTTATATGTGTACTTTTGTAAtttagattaaaaattaaatgacccTTGACTATTAATTCTACTTAAATAATGTacatcaatatgtatgtaatatttattgtaatatcAAGAGTAAATCAACAAAACAGTTTAATTATTATAACAGTTATATTCCAAGAACACAGCGATAGATTAACTCACATTCTGCTTTATAATTCGCAGATTTctttattatgtaaaataaaccTCTTTAtcaacaattaaatttatgacatttaaccatttttttatagaattaataaataatttttttaaacatcatcttgaatgtgtatttattttaaatttaaaattttaaacaaaattgaagggagtattttttttaattacatatgtatattcttattATAGCGTTAATATCCACATATTGTCTAGGAAACGTTTAGATATATAGCAAAGATTTCCAAATTCAAGACATTAAGCAGCCAAcccacgaaaacaacaacaacaaacaccaaaTCATTATGGTATTATTAAAgaacaatttaaaagtaaagtcaATCACATGCAAACAATGCAGCGTTTAAAGCCTACATTTTATGTAAATTGCCAAGTTTACCCCCAACAAAAACCAACATACACTTTTTCCGTTTCCATTTCCGAACGCTTTGTTGCAATCAAAtactgttttattaattttttattattattaaatatcattttatatgtatatatgcaggtatatgtatactattttAGAACAATGACGATAACTACAAATCTAACACAACGTCCCAATATCGCTTATTAAAGTACATAAGTTTTATTTGGGCGTAAGTatgttagtttttaatattgtattgtatttattatttatatgctaacaatttttttttatttctgattaaaacaaaaacacaaaatattttttgttaaatattctttttttacacATATGGCCAAAAAGCAaccttttattttacatttgtaaagaaaatacttttaaaagttAACAGAAAGTCGAAAGAAGAGCAAGAACAAATCAATAAcgattaaaaacaaacaataatgtaGAAACATTTAGAGCTTACAAAGATTCTCTGTAATACATTTAACAACAGCAGTAATACAGGCAGCGAAGAGAgcaaaataatttcgaattttcggtCTAACTGTTTATGCAATGCAGTGGTATAGGAAACAgcagttattatatattataacagTATTGCAAATTTACGGGTTTGATTTGTAGCAGCAATATTTCCAAcagttttcaacatttttttttttaatataacatttaGATTACTAAAAGTTGTGgcaaacatatacacacattgattatattgaataaattagtGAGTTACCACCAAACAAGCAACACGaactatatttgttgttttataagaAACGAAGTGCTTAAGTACTTGCAAATACTTTGAACTCAACACCACTGGTAAACATCCCACTATACACACGAAAATTTTAgtagaatataattttaattgcaaaatccccaaaatatattttgtttttcaaccaacaaacaaataacttCTTGATTTTCACGCTTTTAAACAGAACGCGAAAAAATTCGTTTTCAAAACTCATCTTGCTGGTGGGCGCTGCATTTCGCACAGTGAAATTAACCACAATTCTGTTGTACACATTTGCAACATGAAGAGCATTTATTTCAGTGTTTGAAATGCGGCAATGCTGAGTTGTTTTTGCCCACCATTTAAGAACACATTAAGAGCACGAATTTTGTGCAATTCACATCTTGCATactacaaatttataacaactgCAAATTcccgaaaataaattaaactgcaTCTTACTGCTCGCATGCGCCGCATACATAATACAGTGTTAACTAAAAATTCCATTTGCTTATCCATATGATGCTACTGCTGCCTGTCACTAGAAGAGGTGTATAAATGTGGTGCTCGTTGTGTTGTAATATAAAGATTTTGTTATTTCTAAACAAGCTTCTCTAGTTATATAAGTTGGTTAACATTAGGCAACAAACGATGGTTAAAGTGCATCATAActcaataaaaacaattaaaggaAATCCAAATAGAGGTAGGATAccagtgttaaaaaaaaaacagtttagaAAATATACATTAAAAGATCGTAGAAACAAAAGCAAGTAATGAAAAGTTGAGTACTATTACAACTCTATGCTCATTACTAATTTCGCAACcgaacaaaataattattgaaatttctaagcgagcataataattttttttgtacaggAATGTATATAACGTGTGAGTATGTATTGatattatacaatttatgaatatgttttttttcattttgttattaGATAGTTTAAtgcttatttatgtttttttatttgtattaagttaTACAACTCAAATTAACAAATAtgttgcatttttgtttttgttaaacgttcatttactaattttttgccgtccttttccatttttattgctgGCTTTAGTAGTTTGTATTTCAAATAAGATTTCATACATCCACATAGAAATTCGTGACGTAGATTTAATAAAGCAGCAGATGTTGTTGTGTACTTGTTATatgcacaaatagataattAGCGGCAGCAAATCTTTGAATGGAATATTATTTTGAAGTGTACACGCACTTTCACAGTTTGATTTCTAAATTATATTCACAATAATTGTTAGGAGGTCATTCggtttgtcttctcttctttcGATTCCAAGAAAACTCACTAGGagtcttttttatttcaaacactGTTTTCAAACCACTACATTACATtctcaattttgttttcaacattTCTTTCACCCGCTTTAAAATTTGACTCTTTTAGCTAACAATTACTTCTCagtaaatgaatattttttttactttgtaaaattaaataataaactcgCATTCAACTACCTTTTCTTTCAGTGtttcatttcttctttcttCGTTTAACTATGTATGTAGGATTTATATGTctgttggttttgtttgttgcatagtgtttacacttaaaatatttaatcggTGAATTTACGATTAACATTACGACCGAACAAAGCGTTACGAATTTCTGGCACTAGTTGTTGCGCAATCAATTCCAATCTGGACTCAAGGGTGTTGGGCacctgaaaattaaaattaaaagttttaataatttattcaagaatagttttaaatttcttattaataaactattgctattatttttgctaaaaaCATGCAAACCATAAACAATAACTTTagaaataaatacctttagacGTCCATTGAGCGCAATCAACTCAATTCCACCGCAGGTGTCTGCCGAAAGATGGTTGTCAGTATCAATATGTACATTTACATCTTTAccaatttgttttttgtattcctcAACGGTGGCGGGCAGCACTTCATTTATTAGACCAACATCGGCCTGACGGCAGCGTAGGGTGACACTCGGCTCCATGGCCTGGTACAGCGCTTGCAAAATAAGTTTCTGCAAGACCTCTTTGTATTCGCTGGGATTATTGGTGACTTCACCAAGGCGACGACGTGCTTCATCTAACACATTGCGTACATGATCTTCACGCACTTTCAATACCTAGAGGAtaacaattacatatgtatttaaaattgcctctatttcatattatttcaattaatataaaatcaacCTTCAAACGAGCTTGATTCAGCATATTCGATGATTGAATCTTCTTCTGCAGTTCAACTTGTTTCTCCTTCTTTTCATAGTAT
This genomic interval carries:
- the LOC105218255 gene encoding histone-arginine methyltransferase METTL23; protein product: MTSGYQVSEESDNEQTTTAVATVTATTSTAGALIGSVGAKSNEIPGHIRKFVFTNQKTENSGDTTTLSEPLEKVEIQIPELLQSGYSFYTWPCAPVLAWFLWERRRNLVGKRVLELGAGTALPGILAAKCGARVILSDSCILPKSLAHIRKSCLANNLVPGQDIEVIGLSWGLLLNSVFNIGPLDLIIGADCFYDPSVFEDILVTISFLLERNTDAKFICTYQERSADWSIEALLKKWKLRSVPVNIDNLGKSFGVDLLELMGSHTIHLLEITKER
- the LOC114804695 gene encoding SRA stem-loop-interacting RNA-binding protein, mitochondrial → MSGIARNSYKLFVGNLPWTIGQKELQSYFSNFGHVANAAVVFDKQQGFSKGYGFVSFSSRDGFNSASNKNTHFIEGRVLKVQPANS
- the Dhod gene encoding dihydroorotate dehydrogenase (quinone), mitochondrial yields the protein MRLSHLLNAMTAREPVLPRRRNKLRSLAIVTTGATIFYAGFCIYKGNEKFYKNTLMPLSRYLPAETSHKLAVLACKYKVFSASQLPDSNNLAVKFFNKEISNPIGIAAGFDKQGEAVEGLSKLGFGFVEIGSVTPEPQPGNPLPRVFRLINDEAIINRYGFNSEGHRVVFERLNELRKVRGFDGVLGVNLGKNKTSVSPISDYVNGVKVFGPIADYLVVNVSSPNTPGLRDLQDKKELEQLLTAIIEARNALPVNNKIPIFLKISPDITKQDINDIVAVIKKKNCRVEGLIVSNTTITRDNLKEIELAKEVGGLSGPPIRNKSTQLIAEIYAQTDGKIPIIGVGGISSGEDALEKLEAGASYLQFYTAFIYEGPPVVSRIKRELAQLLADKGYASVKDAVGKNYKNYLSK
- the LOC105218258 gene encoding copper homeostasis protein cutC homolog, translated to MSSTDIKLEVCVDSIASALAAAEGGASRIELCSALSEGGLTPTPGTLKTLKELINIPIYCMLRPRRGNDFIYSNDEIESVLLDLDILRSHGADGFVFGALTEQRSIDVEKCQRVLERAAGMPLTFHRAFDLTNPQLMHENVTIIKELGFKRLLSSGLRATAIEGSDNLAQLIAKHRDIIIMPGAGISVSNLDELLTITKCVEFHASAQAAAGANNSNGGVANMDCDVTMGKQDVEPYATTDVNVVRRMVSIAMAAK
- the LOC105218259 gene encoding V-type proton ATPase subunit E gives rise to the protein MALSDADVQKQIKHMMAFIEQEANEKAEEIDAKAEEEFNIEKGRLVQQQRLKIMEYYEKKEKQVELQKKIQSSNMLNQARLKVLKVREDHVRNVLDEARRRLGEVTNNPSEYKEVLQKLILQALYQAMEPSVTLRCRQADVGLINEVLPATVEEYKKQIGKDVNVHIDTDNHLSADTCGGIELIALNGRLKVPNTLESRLELIAQQLVPEIRNALFGRNVNRKFTD